A window from Longibacter salinarum encodes these proteins:
- the ftsY gene encoding signal recognition particle-docking protein FtsY, with amino-acid sequence MGILDRFINKNDEKEQEKLDEGLEKTRSSFFGKIDRMVRGKDEVDDEVLDELEEVLVTSDVGVKTTLDIIENVEARVQSDQYVSTKELNRIIRDEIATLMLDDSKERPADFDADLPNKPHVIMVVGVNGVGKTTTIGKMAHRYKQAGKDVVLGAADTFRAAAIEQLDVWAERAGVPIIKQKHGADPAAVAFDSVEAARSRGSDVVIVDTAGRLHTKGGLMDELSKIKRVMGRKVTGAPHEVLLVLDASTGQNAIRQAEEFTESAGVTGLVLTKLDGTAKGGVVIGVSHQFQVPVKYIGVGEGIDDLQVFDRKGFVEGMFKGVEV; translated from the coding sequence ATGGGCATTCTCGACCGCTTTATTAACAAGAACGACGAGAAAGAGCAGGAGAAGCTTGACGAGGGTCTGGAAAAGACCCGGTCGAGTTTCTTCGGAAAGATCGACCGCATGGTGCGCGGTAAGGATGAGGTCGATGACGAGGTTCTCGATGAACTGGAGGAGGTTCTCGTGACCAGCGACGTCGGGGTGAAGACGACGCTCGACATCATCGAGAATGTCGAAGCGCGCGTGCAGTCGGATCAGTACGTATCGACGAAAGAATTGAATCGCATCATTCGCGACGAGATCGCCACGCTCATGCTGGACGACAGCAAGGAGCGGCCAGCGGATTTCGACGCGGATCTCCCAAATAAGCCACATGTCATCATGGTCGTTGGCGTCAACGGCGTCGGCAAGACGACCACGATCGGGAAGATGGCCCATCGCTACAAGCAGGCCGGCAAGGATGTCGTTCTGGGCGCAGCGGATACGTTTCGCGCCGCGGCAATCGAGCAGCTGGACGTGTGGGCCGAACGGGCCGGCGTTCCGATTATCAAGCAGAAGCACGGGGCAGATCCCGCAGCCGTCGCGTTCGATTCCGTCGAAGCCGCACGATCTCGCGGATCCGATGTCGTCATCGTCGATACGGCCGGCCGACTTCACACGAAGGGCGGCCTGATGGACGAGTTGTCGAAGATTAAGCGCGTCATGGGACGGAAGGTCACGGGCGCCCCGCACGAGGTTCTTCTCGTGCTCGACGCATCCACCGGGCAGAATGCGATCCGGCAGGCAGAGGAGTTCACGGAGAGCGCCGGCGTGACGGGGCTGGTGCTGACAAAGCTCGATGGAACGGCCAAGGGGGGCGTCGTGATCGGCGTATCGCACCAGTTTCAGGTCCCAGTGAAGTATATCGGCGTGGGCGAAGGAATCGACGATCTCCAGGTCTTCGACCGCAAAGGGTTCGTCGAAGGCATGTTCAAAGGCGTCGAAGTGTGA
- the hprK gene encoding HPr(Ser) kinase/phosphatase — protein sequence MFQKESITVDFMIRKLRDRVDVAVDAVNEADADREITESNLHRPGLALAGYVDLFTHQRVQILGNTEHRFLHHLDADRQVEAFQNITQFDLPCIIGTDDNQLPDRLVDLATEADIPVYRTSLPTVEFMASLRAFLEDQFAPQCSVHGSLVDVYGIGLLLIGKPGIGKSEVALDLVERGHRLVADDVIIATKRDEQILMGSGTDLVQHFMEVRGLGLVDIRSMFGIRAIRFQKRIEVVVNMQLWDPDKEYTRIHMVEDTHEILNVDLPMVQVPITPGKNITVICEVIAMNYLLKHYGYDPAEVFGERLRARIRDNPEGASRRRVEYFEQDFE from the coding sequence ATGTTTCAGAAAGAATCGATCACGGTCGACTTCATGATCCGGAAGCTCCGCGACCGGGTAGATGTGGCAGTCGATGCGGTGAATGAAGCAGATGCTGATCGCGAGATCACCGAGAGCAACTTGCACCGGCCCGGGCTGGCATTGGCAGGTTATGTCGACCTGTTTACACATCAGCGTGTGCAGATTCTCGGTAACACCGAACATCGGTTTTTGCACCATCTAGACGCTGATCGTCAGGTCGAAGCGTTTCAGAACATCACGCAGTTTGATCTGCCATGCATCATCGGGACAGATGACAACCAGCTTCCGGACCGTCTGGTTGACCTCGCTACGGAGGCGGACATTCCGGTGTATCGAACGAGTCTTCCGACAGTCGAATTCATGGCGTCGCTCCGCGCTTTTCTGGAGGACCAGTTCGCGCCGCAGTGCTCTGTGCACGGCTCGCTCGTAGACGTGTACGGCATCGGGCTGCTTCTCATCGGAAAACCGGGCATCGGGAAAAGCGAGGTTGCACTTGATCTCGTCGAACGCGGCCATCGGCTTGTCGCCGACGACGTGATTATCGCTACGAAGCGAGACGAGCAGATCTTAATGGGCTCCGGGACCGACCTCGTCCAGCACTTCATGGAGGTGCGGGGACTCGGTCTTGTGGACATCCGGTCGATGTTCGGTATCCGTGCGATCCGCTTTCAGAAGCGCATCGAAGTGGTGGTCAACATGCAACTCTGGGATCCCGACAAGGAGTATACTCGAATCCACATGGTGGAGGATACCCATGAGATTCTGAACGTAGACTTACCCATGGTTCAAGTGCCGATCACTCCGGGTAAGAACATCACCGTGATCTGCGAGGTCATTGCCATGAACTACTTGCTCAAGCACTACGGCTATGATCCGGCAGAAGTGTTTGGAGAGCGCCTGCGTGCCCGGATTCGTGATAACCCGGAGGGTGCATCGCGTCGTCGCGTGGAATACTTCGAGCAGGATTTCGAGTAA
- a CDS encoding cyclic nucleotide-binding domain-containing protein — protein MSTFRNLVRASGRVMRRLFRRRIDARTQEIVDLVQQVPAFEHCSTGALYALAEAMHRRSYRRGEVLYYEGDPGLGLYVIEQGRIQLRSEAEPGVAKMLRDLRPGEAFGVLSILGDFERLETAETLTEARVLGFFRPDLKNIIKRNPSAGAEIMMALARWIGGQHVELVHVVSEQSGKDIALQSYADAATAVSS, from the coding sequence ATGTCGACGTTCCGAAATCTCGTCCGCGCGAGTGGTCGCGTGATGCGACGCCTCTTCCGTCGCCGGATTGATGCACGGACGCAGGAAATCGTTGATCTCGTGCAGCAGGTGCCAGCGTTTGAACACTGTTCGACGGGCGCGCTGTACGCACTCGCCGAGGCGATGCATCGGCGTTCGTATCGCAGAGGTGAGGTGCTGTACTACGAGGGAGATCCCGGGCTCGGGTTGTATGTGATCGAGCAGGGACGCATTCAGCTCCGATCCGAGGCAGAGCCGGGCGTCGCAAAGATGCTTCGCGACCTGCGCCCCGGGGAGGCGTTCGGAGTGCTATCGATTCTCGGCGATTTCGAGCGTCTGGAGACGGCAGAAACGCTGACGGAGGCGCGGGTTCTCGGGTTCTTCCGGCCCGACCTGAAGAATATCATCAAGCGCAACCCGTCCGCCGGGGCGGAAATCATGATGGCTCTCGCGCGATGGATCGGGGGGCAGCACGTCGAACTGGTGCATGTGGTCTCCGAGCAATCCGGCAAAGACATCGCCCTGCAATCCTACGCCGACGCCGCGACGGCTGTAAGTTCGTGA
- the fmt gene encoding methionyl-tRNA formyltransferase has translation MRILFMGTPEFAVPSLEHLCDAGYTPIAVATGPDRGRGRGQKVSPTPVKKVAKSRGIETILQPESVKDDAFAEAVSELEPDVIAVVAYRILPPQVYTLASKGAFNLHGSLLPKYRGAAPINWAIMNGEEETGVTTFFLQEKVDTGDVILKRRMPIGENETAGELHDRMMIIGAEAVVETVRQIEDGAVETSKQDDGEATPAPKIFTDDCETPWDRPAGDVHNHIRGLSPYPGAWTRHEGTRLKLYRSRVADKDLVPGNKAAAPGTVLRADEHLVVACGEGAVDVVELQQPGKRRLGVVDFLNGYDLDPGDVIGA, from the coding sequence ATGCGCATTCTCTTCATGGGCACGCCGGAGTTCGCTGTGCCTTCGCTCGAACATCTGTGCGACGCCGGTTACACACCCATTGCCGTTGCCACGGGCCCGGATCGAGGACGTGGACGCGGGCAAAAAGTCTCGCCGACGCCCGTCAAGAAGGTCGCGAAGAGTCGCGGGATTGAGACCATCCTGCAGCCTGAGTCGGTGAAGGACGATGCGTTTGCGGAGGCTGTATCGGAGCTGGAGCCTGATGTGATTGCCGTTGTCGCGTACCGCATTCTCCCGCCGCAGGTCTACACCCTGGCGTCCAAGGGTGCTTTCAATCTCCACGGTTCGCTTCTTCCGAAATACCGGGGCGCTGCGCCCATCAACTGGGCCATCATGAACGGGGAGGAGGAGACCGGTGTCACCACCTTTTTTCTGCAGGAGAAAGTCGACACAGGCGACGTGATCTTGAAACGTCGCATGCCGATCGGTGAAAATGAGACGGCTGGTGAGTTGCACGACCGGATGATGATCATCGGCGCAGAGGCCGTCGTTGAAACGGTGCGCCAAATCGAGGACGGCGCCGTCGAAACGTCGAAGCAGGATGACGGTGAGGCGACGCCGGCTCCGAAGATATTTACGGATGATTGCGAAACGCCCTGGGATCGTCCGGCCGGCGACGTACACAACCACATCCGCGGGTTATCGCCGTATCCAGGAGCCTGGACGCGTCATGAAGGAACGCGCCTAAAACTGTATCGAAGTCGAGTCGCGGACAAAGATCTTGTCCCTGGGAATAAGGCAGCCGCTCCGGGAACCGTCCTCCGCGCGGACGAGCACCTCGTCGTGGCCTGTGGGGAGGGAGCTGTGGACGTTGTCGAGCTACAGCAGCCCGGTAAGCGGCGACTCGGAGTTGTGGACTTTCTGAATGGATATGACCTCGACCCCGGCGATGTGATCGGGGCGTAA
- a CDS encoding glycosyltransferase: MTLFFVVAFLIQCLYAGILVVGLRRAGQQDPVPEGVNPDDLPSLSIVVAAHNEADTIPPLLRALASQTHPNLDIILVNDASTDETGRILTDWADDHASARVIERRGSAAPNKKKAIAEGVAAARHDIIAQTDADCVPPTVWSERLAASHAQCDRPVLLIGYSPVEPETGLLNRWSRYETWQTGAFTAAAAAIGHPYMAVGRNLSAAKQVYLDVDNDIAGDDLLSGDDDLFVQAARRTGSATIRPLVDPSTFVPTRGADSWLSWLQQKRRHVSAGRAYAPSTAAVLTLYHSSHVLLWLAPILLGSLGVGLLAARLLFHSLVIGEATRTLGEDDLAAFFPIGEVLTALYHVLVVPFGLMSPPDTWKS; encoded by the coding sequence GTGACACTTTTCTTCGTCGTAGCGTTCCTGATCCAGTGTCTCTATGCCGGTATCCTTGTCGTCGGGCTCCGACGCGCCGGCCAACAGGATCCGGTCCCGGAAGGCGTCAATCCAGACGACCTACCTTCTCTATCGATCGTTGTGGCAGCCCATAACGAGGCCGACACAATCCCGCCGCTCCTGCGTGCCCTCGCCTCTCAGACGCACCCGAACCTCGACATCATCCTCGTCAACGACGCGTCGACGGACGAGACCGGGCGCATCCTCACGGACTGGGCGGACGACCATGCATCTGCCCGCGTGATCGAACGACGTGGCTCGGCCGCACCGAACAAGAAGAAGGCCATTGCGGAGGGCGTTGCTGCTGCACGGCATGACATCATTGCGCAGACGGATGCCGACTGCGTGCCGCCGACCGTCTGGTCAGAACGTCTCGCGGCGTCGCACGCGCAATGCGACCGGCCGGTCCTGCTTATCGGTTACAGTCCCGTTGAGCCTGAAACGGGCCTACTGAATCGCTGGAGCCGTTACGAGACGTGGCAGACCGGTGCGTTCACCGCTGCCGCCGCAGCGATCGGGCACCCCTACATGGCGGTTGGGAGAAATTTGAGTGCTGCAAAACAGGTCTATCTCGACGTTGACAACGATATCGCCGGCGATGATCTCCTGAGCGGAGACGACGATCTCTTCGTCCAAGCCGCGCGTCGCACGGGGTCGGCAACCATTCGTCCCCTCGTCGATCCATCGACCTTCGTCCCCACCCGCGGCGCCGATTCGTGGCTTTCGTGGCTTCAGCAAAAGCGCCGTCACGTCTCGGCCGGCCGGGCCTATGCTCCATCGACAGCGGCGGTACTCACCCTCTACCACAGCTCCCACGTCTTGCTCTGGCTCGCGCCGATTCTGCTCGGCTCTCTCGGCGTCGGACTGCTGGCCGCCCGGCTCCTGTTTCACAGCCTCGTTATTGGCGAAGCCACCCGGACGCTGGGCGAGGACGATCTGGCGGCGTTCTTTCCGATCGGCGAAGTACTCACCGCCCTGTACCATGTCCTGGTCGTTCCCTTTGGCCTGATGAGCCCACCGGACACCTGGAAGAGCTAA
- a CDS encoding CDP-alcohol phosphatidyltransferase family protein has translation MAIPHINRWPNLGKFWTFPNVLSIARLLLVAPITMLLWHDGPLDWLFGLVIVAIFTDWFDGRVARWSNTESEWGKVLDPIADKVGAVATVSALTFRATEPTLPPWFFGALMSRDFLIVAGSLLIVRRSGKVAASVWAGKAATFWLAITVLAAVLKADPPVLAFCVWMTTALLVFSFFVYLVRYLNAARREPPMPNPPSLQGVRSKAVGTSSASLPGEPPELDMVEEPESDLTDTAGRTGDGEPGPSPETPSSMDDAAESSARTEAPPHSS, from the coding sequence ATGGCCATACCTCACATCAATCGCTGGCCCAACCTGGGGAAGTTCTGGACTTTCCCCAATGTGCTGAGCATTGCTCGGCTGCTGCTGGTCGCGCCCATTACGATGCTGCTGTGGCACGACGGGCCGCTGGACTGGCTGTTTGGCTTGGTCATCGTCGCCATCTTTACGGATTGGTTCGACGGTCGGGTGGCACGCTGGTCGAATACGGAGTCGGAGTGGGGGAAGGTACTCGACCCCATCGCGGACAAGGTCGGTGCCGTGGCTACCGTCTCGGCACTCACCTTTCGCGCGACGGAGCCGACGCTGCCACCCTGGTTCTTCGGTGCGCTGATGTCACGGGATTTCTTGATTGTTGCGGGCAGTCTCTTGATCGTTCGGCGGTCCGGGAAGGTTGCGGCGAGCGTCTGGGCCGGAAAAGCAGCCACCTTTTGGCTTGCTATCACCGTGCTTGCTGCAGTTTTGAAGGCCGATCCGCCGGTCCTTGCATTCTGCGTCTGGATGACGACGGCTCTTCTCGTCTTTTCGTTCTTCGTGTACCTCGTGCGTTATCTTAACGCTGCGAGGCGTGAACCACCGATGCCGAATCCCCCGTCCCTTCAGGGCGTGCGATCCAAGGCGGTCGGTACGTCCTCGGCGTCTCTGCCTGGTGAGCCACCGGAGCTTGACATGGTTGAGGAGCCGGAGTCGGACCTGACGGACACCGCCGGTCGAACAGGCGATGGCGAGCCCGGCCCGTCTCCTGAGACGCCATCTAGCATGGACGACGCTGCCGAATCGTCTGCACGCACCGAGGCACCACCCCACTCGTCGTAA
- a CDS encoding AAA family ATPase, whose translation MPDFDLSYVKDRIATESAFVDDLINEIGRVVVGQRYMVERLLIGLLGNGHVLLEGVPGLAKTLTVRALSDAIGTGFQRIQFTPDLLPADLLGTLVYNQKEGSFSIKKGPIFTNIILADEINRSPAKVQSALLESMQERQVTIGDTTFELDELFLVLATQNPIEQEGTYPLPEAQVDRFMLKIKVEYPTREEELEIMRRMARTGEQPDIRPVARPAQILNAREVLNELYIDERVEQYIVDLVLASRDPGGFGLSDVAPLVQYGASPRGSINLNLAARAHAFLRHRAYVTPEDVRAVAVDVLQHRIVITYEAEAEDVTSGEIVHRILDAVEVP comes from the coding sequence ATGCCCGATTTCGACCTGTCCTACGTTAAGGACCGCATCGCGACGGAGAGTGCCTTCGTCGACGACCTGATCAATGAGATCGGGCGCGTCGTGGTCGGGCAGCGCTACATGGTCGAGCGCCTGCTGATCGGTCTCCTCGGCAACGGTCACGTGTTGCTCGAGGGCGTCCCCGGTCTCGCGAAAACCCTGACGGTCCGCGCGCTGTCCGACGCGATTGGCACGGGCTTTCAGCGCATTCAGTTTACTCCTGACCTGCTCCCGGCCGACCTTCTCGGTACGTTGGTGTATAACCAGAAAGAGGGGAGCTTTTCGATTAAGAAGGGACCGATCTTTACCAATATTATTCTTGCCGACGAGATTAACCGATCGCCGGCAAAAGTACAGAGTGCCCTGCTGGAGAGCATGCAGGAACGGCAGGTAACGATCGGAGACACCACCTTCGAACTGGATGAGCTGTTCCTCGTGCTTGCAACGCAAAACCCGATTGAGCAGGAGGGCACGTATCCGCTGCCAGAGGCGCAGGTCGATCGATTCATGTTGAAAATCAAGGTTGAGTATCCCACCCGGGAGGAGGAACTCGAAATCATGCGTCGGATGGCCCGCACGGGTGAGCAGCCCGACATTCGGCCTGTCGCTCGCCCGGCTCAGATTCTGAACGCCCGGGAGGTGCTCAACGAATTGTACATTGATGAGCGGGTGGAGCAGTACATCGTCGATCTTGTGCTTGCCTCTCGCGATCCTGGCGGCTTTGGGCTTTCGGATGTGGCCCCGCTCGTTCAGTACGGCGCCTCACCTCGCGGCAGCATTAACCTGAACCTGGCCGCCCGCGCCCACGCGTTCTTGCGTCATCGAGCGTACGTGACGCCGGAGGACGTGCGTGCGGTGGCTGTAGACGTTCTCCAGCACCGAATCGTCATCACGTACGAGGCGGAGGCGGAGGATGTGACATCGGGCGAAATCGTTCACCGGATCCTCGACGCCGTCGAAGTGCCGTAG
- a CDS encoding BamA/TamA family outer membrane protein, translated as MTSSLAQDAPQEEDGEEAVVRSVSITGNTFFSDSELKRRIRTEPNRRILSIPGLTWWRWIYQLGDSGVLGKRVGRALKASGEPPAVLDSTALSDDVERLRLFYEQQGFRDAAIAVEVIDTEWEDRVRVIFRVRPGQPTYIRTVRYDGLDMLNDEQKRRLVEESVIEPEAVSGDSLLVYEADDTRYSKPRLLEERGRLLTYLRNQGYAAISRDSIRAIVYQPKPDSFDVTFRVRPGERYRFGRLTVRIEGTEPEAAPETDTLDVETTEAGKTVAPVIVEVREDGRVGTGIVRRALQYKPGAVYDRSKVLATKRRLEGTGVFAFTNISTVFSDTVHVPGIEDPFLPLRIDAQTRNRHRVRAETFVLQRDPTGDPTTTTIQNEFGVGVGLTYENVNAFGGGETFRANTSGSIATGLDSTIVTSAQFEATTSLTLPYLLRPFRFFESVYNLRNARTRLSLSFLTARRNDLGLLIRGRGSARMRLEMEHTPTLISLVDVLDVSLSNPDALPQFEERFLRRVFGDPDGGGGITDPVQRTQILEDYTQPQVNTAFRYTLRSATANPLRRDQGHVYEASAEIGNLIPLALDEFAFSPGRIEYSLPGLFGSSSDGTASDAADGVQGGRLIYRPYARATLDIRQYHPLSRGTTFAYKVFGGVALPIARPNRVPFDRRFFSGGATSVRGWELRALGPGGASLTTGDSDGASSGDIANILGGDVKFETSAELRTVVLRNILGGNWGLATFVDAGNVWFGPRNPGLDGDANRPGTDGRFRLPDAVGEIGVGSGIGIRIMWDYLVARLDYAWKIHDPSPAEDDVLRRSFGAPEARVLHFGIGHTF; from the coding sequence ATGACCTCTTCCTTAGCACAGGACGCGCCGCAGGAGGAGGACGGAGAGGAAGCGGTTGTACGGAGTGTATCGATAACCGGCAACACGTTCTTTTCCGACAGCGAGCTAAAACGCCGGATTCGTACGGAGCCCAATCGTCGAATTTTGAGCATCCCTGGCCTGACGTGGTGGAGGTGGATTTATCAGTTGGGCGACTCCGGGGTGCTCGGGAAGCGTGTGGGTCGAGCTTTAAAAGCGAGTGGAGAGCCGCCAGCCGTCCTGGATTCGACGGCGCTGAGCGACGATGTCGAACGGCTTCGGCTGTTTTACGAGCAGCAGGGATTCCGTGATGCAGCGATAGCCGTCGAGGTGATCGACACCGAGTGGGAGGATCGCGTACGTGTCATCTTCCGGGTACGTCCCGGACAGCCCACGTACATTCGCACTGTCCGGTATGATGGCCTCGATATGCTAAACGATGAGCAAAAGCGGCGTCTCGTGGAGGAGTCCGTCATCGAACCAGAAGCCGTCTCCGGTGACTCGCTGCTCGTCTACGAGGCGGATGATACCCGATACTCGAAGCCGCGTCTGCTGGAGGAGCGTGGGCGACTGCTTACGTATCTCCGCAATCAGGGATACGCAGCTATCTCTCGGGATAGCATCCGGGCGATTGTCTATCAGCCGAAACCGGATAGCTTCGACGTCACGTTCCGGGTGCGACCGGGTGAACGGTATCGATTTGGTCGACTGACTGTGCGAATCGAAGGCACGGAGCCGGAAGCCGCTCCAGAAACCGATACGCTGGACGTGGAAACCACGGAGGCGGGGAAGACGGTTGCTCCGGTTATCGTCGAAGTACGAGAGGATGGTCGGGTTGGGACCGGCATCGTTCGCCGCGCACTCCAATACAAACCTGGAGCTGTGTACGACCGCTCGAAAGTGCTCGCGACGAAGCGGCGTCTCGAGGGAACGGGCGTCTTCGCTTTCACCAACATCAGCACGGTCTTCAGCGATACGGTGCACGTTCCGGGGATCGAGGATCCGTTCCTTCCGCTACGCATCGACGCGCAGACGCGCAATCGTCATCGCGTGAGAGCGGAGACGTTTGTGCTGCAGCGTGACCCGACAGGCGATCCGACGACGACGACGATTCAGAATGAATTCGGGGTGGGCGTCGGCCTCACATACGAAAACGTGAATGCGTTTGGGGGTGGTGAGACGTTTCGGGCTAACACGTCAGGCTCGATTGCGACTGGGCTGGACTCCACCATCGTAACGTCCGCTCAGTTCGAGGCGACGACATCGCTGACACTGCCGTATCTGCTTCGCCCGTTTCGCTTTTTCGAGTCCGTATACAACCTTCGGAATGCCCGGACGCGTCTTTCCCTCAGTTTCCTGACCGCCCGGCGAAATGATCTGGGCTTGCTTATTCGGGGGCGTGGAAGTGCGCGGATGAGACTGGAGATGGAGCATACGCCGACACTGATCTCGCTGGTCGACGTGCTGGACGTGAGTCTTAGCAATCCGGACGCCTTGCCGCAGTTTGAAGAGCGATTTCTACGCCGTGTATTCGGTGATCCCGATGGCGGCGGTGGCATCACCGATCCCGTCCAACGGACGCAGATTCTGGAAGATTATACGCAGCCGCAGGTGAACACCGCGTTCCGCTACACGCTGCGCTCGGCGACGGCAAATCCGCTGCGTCGCGATCAAGGTCACGTGTACGAGGCGTCCGCAGAAATTGGCAACCTGATCCCGCTTGCGCTCGACGAATTTGCATTTTCGCCCGGACGAATCGAGTACAGCTTGCCGGGGTTGTTCGGCTCGAGCAGTGACGGCACGGCCTCGGATGCCGCGGATGGCGTGCAGGGTGGGCGCCTGATTTATCGACCGTACGCACGAGCGACGCTCGACATTCGACAGTATCATCCGCTGAGTCGCGGAACGACGTTCGCGTACAAGGTTTTTGGAGGCGTCGCATTACCCATCGCCCGGCCCAATCGTGTCCCGTTTGACCGGCGCTTCTTCAGTGGCGGTGCAACCAGCGTTCGGGGTTGGGAGCTGCGTGCACTCGGTCCGGGTGGCGCATCCCTGACCACAGGCGACAGCGACGGAGCGTCATCCGGAGACATTGCAAACATTCTCGGCGGAGACGTCAAGTTCGAGACGAGCGCCGAGCTCCGAACCGTGGTACTACGCAACATATTGGGCGGGAACTGGGGACTTGCAACGTTCGTGGATGCCGGAAATGTGTGGTTCGGGCCGCGGAATCCTGGACTTGACGGCGATGCCAACCGACCGGGAACCGACGGCCGCTTCCGACTGCCCGACGCGGTCGGGGAGATCGGCGTGGGCTCCGGAATTGGCATTCGTATCATGTGGGATTACCTTGTTGCACGCCTGGACTACGCGTGGAAGATCCACGATCCGTCGCCCGCAGAAGATGATGTACTCCGCAGAAGCTTTGGCGCGCCGGAAGCACGCGTGCTTCACTTCGGGATCGGTCATACGTTTTAG
- a CDS encoding M23 family metallopeptidase: protein MKQNTHYRYDPETCSFVEVEEDRRDVLRKVGVVVGLALVLAVLAAWMMDLHMIRTPEEQALRSENEVLEQQLSRVSTQMSALSKELSRLSEKDRKLYRTLLQIEPISEDVRKVGVGGTDAHSEFDRFGTHTAELLRETASTLDQLERQVSLQGASYRELTQFAERRDQRLLELPAIRPTNGPIVSGYGMRHHPILKVRKMHAGVDFLVRTGTPIVTTGNGVIRRAQYSPTYGNYVDVHHKTAGYITRYAHLSEIEDDIQRGVKVERGQRIGYSGNTGRSTGPHLHYEVRDDKGRTLDPIDFFVPDMSPQNFYQLVERTQQYQNRFASAEKSDKETSSGFSLSSGG, encoded by the coding sequence ATGAAGCAGAATACACACTACCGTTACGATCCGGAAACCTGCTCGTTTGTCGAGGTTGAGGAGGACCGGCGTGATGTGCTGCGAAAGGTTGGTGTTGTCGTCGGGCTGGCTCTCGTCCTGGCTGTTTTGGCGGCGTGGATGATGGATCTCCACATGATCCGGACCCCAGAGGAGCAGGCGCTGCGCTCGGAAAATGAGGTGCTGGAGCAACAGCTATCTCGCGTGAGCACGCAGATGTCGGCGCTTTCGAAGGAACTCAGCCGGCTGTCGGAGAAGGATCGAAAACTCTACCGAACCCTGCTTCAGATCGAGCCGATCTCCGAAGACGTCCGTAAGGTCGGCGTCGGTGGTACCGATGCACACAGCGAGTTCGACCGATTTGGAACGCATACGGCGGAGCTGCTTCGTGAGACCGCTTCAACCCTCGACCAGCTGGAGCGGCAGGTTAGCCTTCAGGGCGCGAGTTACCGCGAACTGACGCAATTCGCCGAGCGCCGCGATCAGCGCCTTCTCGAACTGCCGGCTATTCGGCCAACCAATGGCCCGATCGTTTCGGGCTATGGCATGCGTCACCACCCGATCTTGAAGGTGCGTAAGATGCACGCCGGCGTCGACTTCCTCGTTCGTACCGGCACACCGATCGTAACCACCGGAAACGGTGTGATCCGACGCGCTCAGTATAGCCCGACCTACGGTAATTACGTGGACGTGCACCACAAGACCGCAGGTTACATTACGCGTTACGCTCACCTCTCGGAGATCGAAGACGACATTCAACGCGGCGTCAAAGTCGAGCGCGGTCAGCGCATTGGCTACAGCGGCAATACCGGGCGCTCCACCGGGCCACATCTGCACTACGAAGTTCGCGACGACAAAGGGCGGACGCTTGATCCGATCGACTTTTTTGTCCCCGACATGTCGCCACAGAATTTCTACCAACTCGTCGAGCGCACACAGCAGTACCAAAATCGGTTCGCGAGCGCAGAGAAGAGCGATAAAGAGACCTCGTCTGGCTTCTCGCTCAGCTCTGGCGGCTGA